The following proteins are encoded in a genomic region of Fibrobacter sp.:
- the metF gene encoding methylenetetrahydrofolate reductase [NAD(P)H], translated as MKIVDILKQDKMSLSFEVFPPKKETSFESVRTATEAIAALGPAFMSVTYGAGGGVSHYTLDIAKNLKQKFGIPMLAHLTCVSSSKDTVHQRIDEMKAAGIKNVMALRGDLTPELLEKGRDNCDYHYAVELIRELKESDSDFCIGAACYPEKHPESANQAEDIKHLKEKVDAGADFLTTQMVFDNNLFFSFLYKLRDAGVNCPVLPGIMPITNANQVERAIKLSGSFMPQRFKSLVDKFGSDPEAMKQAGIIYAADQIIDLYANGITNVHVYSMNKPDVAEGILKNVSAILGKNFSA; from the coding sequence ATGAAAATCGTCGATATCCTGAAGCAAGACAAGATGAGCCTTTCGTTCGAAGTATTCCCGCCCAAGAAGGAAACCAGTTTCGAAAGCGTCAGGACGGCAACGGAAGCCATCGCGGCACTCGGCCCCGCGTTCATGAGCGTCACCTACGGCGCGGGTGGCGGCGTGAGCCACTACACCCTCGACATCGCGAAGAACCTCAAGCAAAAATTCGGCATCCCGATGCTCGCCCACCTCACCTGCGTTTCGAGCAGCAAGGATACGGTGCACCAGCGCATCGACGAAATGAAGGCCGCAGGCATCAAGAACGTGATGGCCCTGCGCGGCGACCTCACCCCGGAACTCCTCGAGAAGGGCCGCGACAACTGCGACTACCACTACGCCGTGGAACTCATCCGCGAACTCAAGGAAAGCGATTCCGACTTCTGCATCGGCGCGGCCTGCTACCCCGAAAAGCACCCCGAAAGCGCGAACCAGGCCGAAGACATCAAGCACCTCAAGGAGAAGGTCGACGCGGGCGCAGACTTCCTCACCACGCAGATGGTCTTCGACAACAACCTGTTCTTCAGTTTCCTCTACAAGCTGCGCGACGCCGGCGTGAACTGCCCCGTGCTCCCCGGCATCATGCCCATCACGAACGCGAACCAGGTGGAACGCGCCATCAAGCTTTCGGGTTCCTTCATGCCGCAGCGCTTCAAGTCGCTCGTCGACAAGTTCGGGAGCGATCCCGAGGCCATGAAGCAGGCGGGCATCATCTATGCGGCCGACCAGATTATCGACCTGTACGCGAACGGCATCACGAACGTACACGTGTATTCCATGAACAAGCCCGACGTGGCCGAAGGCATCTTGAAGAACGTCTCCGCGATTCTCGGAAAGAATTTCTCGGCATAA
- a CDS encoding inorganic diphosphatase, translating to MAINYLDLPIGRKYPYEVDCVVEIGKDTSLKYEYDERLHVFRLDRCLLSSMSYPCTYGFIPSTKADDGDALDMLIYSPASMMTGSVCTCRVIGALDMTDGGKKDYKVLGVPTFNPRPIKDIGDVDQMFLRITRNFFQNYKELEGKDVQIGEWQDAAFARERVIAAHRAYFQNQVQVPESFYQEPESAEHLPPDELI from the coding sequence ATGGCAATTAACTATCTGGATCTCCCCATCGGACGTAAGTACCCCTACGAAGTGGACTGCGTCGTGGAAATCGGCAAGGATACCAGCCTCAAGTACGAGTATGACGAACGCCTGCACGTGTTCCGCCTGGACCGCTGCCTGCTCAGCTCCATGAGCTACCCCTGCACTTACGGTTTTATCCCGAGCACCAAGGCCGACGACGGCGACGCGCTCGATATGCTCATCTACAGCCCCGCCTCGATGATGACGGGTTCTGTGTGCACCTGCCGCGTAATCGGCGCCCTCGACATGACTGACGGCGGCAAGAAGGATTACAAGGTGCTTGGCGTTCCGACATTTAACCCTAGGCCCATCAAGGACATAGGTGATGTCGACCAGATGTTTTTGCGCATCACGCGCAACTTCTTCCAGAACTACAAGGAACTGGAAGGCAAGGACGTGCAGATCGGCGAATGGCAGGATGCCGCGTTCGCCCGCGAACGCGTGATTGCTGCACACAGGGCTTATTTCCAGAATCAGGTGCAGGTGCCCGAGTCGTTCTACCAGGAACCGGAGAGCGCAGAACACCTTCCGCCCGATGAATTGATTTAA
- a CDS encoding POTRA domain-containing protein — protein sequence MLRCKSLCLVLFFAALSFAEVAAPDSGKAAVSGCAEGTVIAQVDFKGLEHTKPRVVERELLNRVGEAFSKEKFEIEKARLQDLDLFTEITVSCDKVGELAEPTSIKLTYHFKEIFRWIPAPAGKKTDRDGLMLGLALANINVLGEDIRLEVQYRTTVDPFFDKNEVAFYASSPYLFGTPLGWNFEFLMTDSYDEIRDFPERSLLWDFDVDYEVKEHFSLLGTAALRMISTWGGAILPEIGAGIALDYRDSKLDTRKGTYFEYMLTHVGAGSNFMVSNSECGEGLECSSLKGENYWELLTDARAYKTFGRFITGATALVRYRPGDVEFYDYYYHGGANTFRGHEADSGSLGVHEALLTLEERFVLMERHAASIWGINFFYGVQLVAGFDGSLLWDKGRPGWDNYEGAVYGGIHLVIPALDRIRFEVGYSPDKGEPVFYFGLFDKVTSSRWRSR from the coding sequence ATGCTGCGCTGTAAGTCCCTTTGTCTTGTTCTTTTCTTTGCCGCGCTTTCGTTTGCGGAGGTTGCCGCTCCGGATTCCGGCAAGGCGGCTGTTTCGGGGTGCGCTGAGGGAACGGTGATTGCCCAGGTGGATTTCAAGGGCCTCGAGCATACGAAGCCCCGCGTGGTGGAACGCGAACTCTTGAACCGTGTGGGGGAGGCGTTCTCGAAGGAAAAATTCGAGATTGAAAAAGCCCGCCTGCAGGACCTTGACCTGTTCACCGAAATTACCGTCTCGTGCGACAAGGTTGGTGAGCTTGCCGAACCGACTTCCATAAAGCTCACGTACCATTTCAAGGAAATATTCCGCTGGATTCCCGCGCCCGCGGGCAAGAAGACCGACCGTGACGGCCTGATGCTCGGCCTTGCGCTGGCCAACATCAACGTGCTGGGCGAGGATATCCGGCTCGAAGTCCAGTACCGCACGACGGTCGACCCGTTTTTCGACAAGAACGAGGTCGCTTTCTACGCCAGTTCCCCTTACCTGTTCGGGACGCCGCTCGGGTGGAATTTTGAGTTCCTGATGACCGACAGCTACGACGAAATCAGGGATTTCCCGGAAAGGAGTCTGCTGTGGGATTTTGACGTGGATTACGAAGTGAAGGAACATTTTTCCCTGCTTGGCACGGCGGCCTTGCGCATGATATCCACGTGGGGCGGGGCTATCCTACCTGAAATCGGTGCCGGCATTGCCTTGGATTACCGCGACAGCAAGCTGGATACCCGCAAGGGAACGTATTTCGAATACATGCTCACCCATGTGGGCGCGGGTTCGAACTTCATGGTGAGCAACAGCGAATGCGGCGAGGGCCTGGAGTGTTCTTCGCTGAAGGGCGAAAACTACTGGGAACTTTTGACGGATGCGCGGGCCTACAAGACCTTCGGGCGTTTTATAACGGGTGCGACGGCTCTCGTACGTTACCGTCCGGGCGATGTGGAATTTTACGATTACTACTACCATGGCGGCGCCAATACGTTTCGCGGGCACGAGGCCGACTCGGGCTCTCTTGGGGTCCACGAGGCCTTGCTCACGCTCGAGGAACGCTTCGTGCTTATGGAAAGGCACGCCGCGAGCATCTGGGGCATAAACTTCTTCTATGGGGTGCAGCTTGTGGCCGGCTTCGACGGGAGCCTGCTCTGGGACAAGGGCCGCCCCGGCTGGGATAATTACGAGGGTGCCGTCTATGGCGGTATCCACCTGGTGATTCCGGCGCTCGACCGCATCCGTTTCGAAGTGGGGTACAGCCCCGACAAGGGCGAGCCGGTGTTTTACTTCGGGCTGTTTGACAAGGTCACGTCATCACGTTGGAGAAGTAGATAA
- a CDS encoding phosphatase PAP2 family protein, whose protein sequence is MPRFRIIPLILVLVLAFAQAKDVKPYVDIDKMPDALVFYPPPPDTASAQFKYDVSQYMWGKSMRADSARAALAIAQAVSDPASMAKMFSEPFGMEISAKKTPAIMNVLERSIQTIKSSKFKKHYMRRRPYDRFNEPTLIPEEEDKLRNNGSYPSGHTVRAWTFALVLVEINPDAADAVLKYAYEWGQSRVIAGFHWQSDVDASKVIVSAAFARLHAEPAFTADMQKARAEFKKLRTK, encoded by the coding sequence ATGCCGCGTTTTAGAATTATTCCGCTAATCCTTGTCCTTGTGCTAGCCTTTGCCCAGGCAAAGGATGTAAAGCCCTATGTCGACATCGATAAAATGCCCGATGCGCTCGTTTTTTACCCGCCTCCGCCCGATACGGCTTCGGCCCAGTTTAAGTACGATGTTTCGCAGTATATGTGGGGCAAGTCCATGCGTGCCGATTCTGCGCGTGCGGCCCTCGCCATAGCGCAGGCGGTCTCGGACCCGGCGAGTATGGCCAAGATGTTCAGCGAGCCCTTCGGCATGGAAATTTCGGCCAAGAAAACTCCCGCCATCATGAATGTCCTGGAACGGTCTATCCAGACCATAAAGAGCAGCAAGTTCAAGAAGCATTACATGCGCAGGCGCCCGTACGACCGCTTCAATGAGCCGACCTTGATTCCCGAGGAAGAAGACAAACTGCGGAATAACGGTTCGTACCCTTCGGGGCATACGGTCCGCGCCTGGACATTTGCGCTGGTGCTCGTAGAAATCAATCCGGATGCTGCCGATGCCGTGCTGAAGTACGCCTATGAATGGGGCCAGAGCCGTGTCATCGCGGGTTTCCACTGGCAGAGCGACGTGGATGCGTCCAAGGTGATTGTCTCTGCGGCTTTTGCGAGGCTCCATGCCGAACCTGCTTTTACGGCGGACATGCAGAAGGCTCGCGCTGAATTTAAAAAGCTGAGGACAAAATAA